The following proteins are encoded in a genomic region of Sneathiella marina:
- a CDS encoding acyl carrier protein, which produces MTTTAERVIKIVIEHLGVDEGKVTEEASFIDDLGADSLDTVELVMAFEEEFGIEIPDDAAEKILTVKDAITHIDAA; this is translated from the coding sequence ATGACCACTACCGCCGAGCGCGTAATAAAAATCGTTATCGAACATCTTGGTGTTGATGAAGGTAAAGTAACAGAAGAAGCCAGCTTCATTGACGATCTGGGCGCAGACAGCCTGGACACAGTTGAACTTGTGATGGCGTTCGAAGAAGAATTCGGCATCGAAATCCCGGACGATGCTGCAGAAAAAATTCTGACAGTAAAAGACGCGATTACGCATATCGACGCAGCCTAA
- the rpsR gene encoding 30S ribosomal protein S18, producing the protein MADEQRRPFFRRRKTCPFSGEGAPKIDYKDVKLLQRFVSERGKIMPSRITAVSAKKQRELATAIKRARNLALLPFIVE; encoded by the coding sequence ATGGCTGATGAACAACGCCGTCCATTCTTTCGTCGCCGGAAGACCTGTCCGTTTTCAGGTGAAGGCGCACCGAAAATCGATTATAAAGACGTGAAGCTTCTGCAACGTTTTGTTTCCGAACGCGGTAAGATTATGCCAAGCCGGATAACAGCTGTGTCTGCAAAGAAGCAGCGCGAACTGGCAACAGCAATCAAGCGCGCAAGAAACCTCGCGCTCCTGCCGTTTATCGTAGAATAG
- a CDS encoding replicative DNA helicase: METVLVSEEQSDDGSNESLAYRSAPHNIEAEQDLIGAILVNNEAAAKVTGFLLPDHFSEDVHRRIYEAASILIERGEIADPVTLKSYFDHDSALADIGGSQYLARLAASATTIINAENYGRLIYDLAMRRELILLGEDIVNTAYDSDLEETSQSQIEEAEKKLFSLAENGAHEGSLVPVKIAVGEALKSIEEAFHRDGNLVGVTTGLKDMDGKLGGLHNSDLLILAGRPSMGKTSLATNIAYNAAKAHRNSGGKEGAAVGFFSLEMAAEQLVGRILAEATEISSEKLRRGDLSDDEFANKLVPQSALLSELPLYIDDTPALSIAALRTRARRLKRSHGLGLIVVDYLQLMKGSGRRSENRVQEISEVTQGLKAVAKELNIPVIALSQLSRQVENRDDKRPQLSDLRESGSIEQDSDVVMFVYRESYYEERKEPSEGTPEHAEWQEKMGRLHNMAEVIIGKQRHGPIGIIKLHFKPEFTRFGDYISDDYLPEHH; encoded by the coding sequence ATGGAAACGGTATTAGTCAGTGAAGAGCAGTCAGACGATGGATCAAATGAGTCCCTCGCCTATCGCTCTGCTCCCCATAACATTGAAGCGGAACAGGATCTTATCGGCGCCATCCTTGTTAATAACGAGGCCGCCGCCAAGGTAACCGGCTTTTTGTTACCTGATCATTTTTCAGAGGATGTACACAGGCGCATCTATGAAGCCGCCTCGATTTTGATCGAGCGTGGTGAAATTGCCGACCCTGTTACGCTTAAATCCTATTTCGATCATGATTCCGCTTTGGCAGATATTGGCGGCTCACAGTATCTGGCGCGTCTTGCAGCTTCTGCTACGACGATTATCAACGCCGAAAATTACGGGCGATTGATTTATGATCTGGCCATGCGCCGGGAATTGATCCTGCTGGGCGAAGATATCGTCAATACGGCTTATGATTCCGATCTTGAAGAAACATCCCAGTCGCAAATCGAGGAAGCGGAGAAGAAACTCTTCTCCCTGGCGGAAAATGGCGCCCATGAAGGCTCCCTGGTTCCTGTAAAGATTGCGGTTGGCGAAGCTTTGAAATCAATAGAGGAAGCCTTCCATCGTGACGGGAACCTGGTCGGCGTTACAACCGGGCTGAAAGATATGGACGGGAAGCTTGGCGGCCTGCATAATTCCGATCTTCTTATTCTCGCGGGCCGGCCCTCCATGGGGAAAACATCCCTGGCAACCAATATTGCCTATAACGCGGCAAAGGCCCATCGCAATTCAGGGGGCAAGGAAGGCGCTGCCGTCGGATTTTTCTCGCTTGAAATGGCGGCGGAACAACTTGTCGGCCGTATTCTGGCGGAGGCAACTGAAATCAGCTCGGAAAAGCTGCGGCGCGGCGATTTGAGCGATGATGAATTTGCCAATAAGCTGGTTCCGCAAAGTGCCCTTCTGTCGGAACTGCCGCTTTACATTGATGATACGCCCGCCCTGTCCATCGCCGCCTTGCGAACGCGGGCGCGCCGGTTGAAGCGAAGCCACGGGCTGGGATTGATTGTTGTTGATTATCTGCAATTGATGAAAGGCTCGGGCCGGCGCAGCGAAAACCGGGTCCAGGAGATCTCCGAGGTAACCCAGGGCCTGAAGGCCGTTGCCAAGGAGTTGAACATACCTGTTATTGCCTTATCCCAGCTGAGCCGTCAGGTGGAAAACCGCGACGACAAACGGCCCCAGCTTTCTGATTTACGGGAGTCCGGCTCCATTGAGCAGGATTCTGATGTGGTGATGTTCGTCTACCGGGAATCCTATTACGAGGAACGTAAAGAACCCTCCGAAGGCACACCGGAACATGCGGAATGGCAAGAAAAAATGGGCCGCCTGCATAACATGGCGGAAGTGATCATCGGCAAACAACGGCATGGCCCGATCGGGATTATCAAATTGCATTTCAAACCGGAATTCACCCGGTTCGGCGATTATATCTCGGATGACTATTTACCGGAACATCATTAG
- the fabD gene encoding ACP S-malonyltransferase: protein MTRAFVFPGQGSQSVGMGKELAESFSAAREVFEEVNDSLGQNLTQLMFEGPIEELTLTENAQPALMAVSLAVVRVLEKEGNMDLGTAAAFVGGHSLGEYSALTAAGALTISDAAKLLKARGLAMQQAVPVGVGAMAALLGLDIGPVEEVVAEAEKSAVDGEICVAANDNADGQVVLSGHKRAVEKAIEIAKEKGAKRGMLLPVSAPFHCPLMQPAADVMAEKLAEVTIAPPRVPLVANVTAAQVSDPDTIRKLLVDQVTGRVRWRESVLYMGEQGVEELVELGAGKILTGMVRRINREMTGTAVQSPADIEAFLATL, encoded by the coding sequence ATGACACGTGCATTTGTATTTCCAGGCCAGGGCAGTCAATCTGTCGGGATGGGAAAAGAGTTGGCAGAGAGTTTCTCTGCTGCCCGCGAAGTTTTCGAAGAAGTCAATGATTCCCTCGGGCAAAACCTGACGCAATTGATGTTTGAAGGGCCGATCGAGGAACTGACATTAACTGAAAATGCACAGCCGGCCCTGATGGCTGTCAGTTTGGCAGTTGTACGGGTGCTGGAAAAAGAAGGGAATATGGATCTGGGGACCGCAGCGGCATTTGTCGGCGGACATTCTTTGGGGGAATATTCAGCCTTAACCGCAGCCGGCGCTTTGACGATTTCAGATGCGGCAAAATTATTGAAAGCCAGAGGGTTGGCCATGCAACAGGCGGTGCCGGTCGGGGTGGGCGCGATGGCTGCTTTGCTTGGGCTGGACATTGGGCCTGTAGAAGAAGTCGTTGCAGAAGCTGAAAAATCTGCGGTGGACGGAGAGATATGCGTTGCCGCCAATGATAACGCCGACGGACAGGTGGTCCTGAGTGGTCACAAGCGTGCCGTTGAAAAAGCAATTGAAATTGCAAAAGAAAAAGGCGCAAAGCGGGGAATGCTCTTGCCGGTGAGCGCGCCTTTTCATTGTCCGTTGATGCAACCGGCAGCAGATGTGATGGCTGAAAAGCTGGCGGAGGTTACGATCGCACCGCCGCGGGTACCCTTGGTCGCCAATGTCACCGCCGCACAAGTGAGCGATCCGGATACAATTCGGAAATTACTTGTTGATCAGGTGACAGGCCGCGTTCGCTGGAGAGAAAGCGTCCTTTATATGGGAGAGCAGGGGGTCGAGGAGCTTGTCGAGTTGGGAGCTGGCAAGATTCTGACGGGTATGGTACGTAGAATTAACCGTGAAATGACGGGAACAGCCGTTCAGTCACCCGCGGATATAGAAGCTTTTTTGGCAACCCTTTAA
- the alr gene encoding alanine racemase, translated as MDPRLAGAHLIVDLGALQENYRILQSNAAPAKCGAAVKANAYGLGIEKVAPALADAGCTDFFVALPAEGVTLRNCLPDATVYVLSGLMVEAEPAYLEHNLIPVLNSLDELRNWSEFARDHGPLRAAIHLDTGITRLGFLEAEIRNLAAEPTLLDDLEIDYIISHLACADEPDHPLNQRQLDCLHYFKTLLPAPLQDTPVSFANSAGIFLGPDFHFDHARPGIALFGGNPTGSTPNPMHEVVKLQGKILQVQDVDSQFHVGYGATYRTEDVSRIATVSVGYADGYFRALGNKAECAIKNNKVPVIGRVSMDIITIDVSSIPRHECVAGGFVDLIGGAVPLDEVAAHAETIPYEILTSLGNRFYREYLEPADK; from the coding sequence ATGGATCCTAGACTTGCCGGCGCCCATTTGATCGTTGATCTGGGCGCTCTTCAGGAAAATTACCGCATACTTCAGAGCAATGCCGCACCGGCAAAATGTGGCGCTGCCGTGAAAGCCAATGCCTACGGTCTGGGTATCGAGAAGGTCGCTCCGGCCCTTGCGGATGCGGGATGTACGGATTTTTTTGTTGCCTTGCCGGCGGAAGGCGTCACGTTGCGCAACTGCTTGCCGGATGCGACGGTCTATGTTCTTTCCGGGTTGATGGTAGAGGCTGAACCAGCCTATCTGGAACATAACTTGATTCCTGTTCTCAACAGTCTGGACGAATTGCGGAACTGGTCGGAATTTGCCCGTGACCACGGACCTTTACGGGCGGCAATCCATCTCGATACAGGGATAACAAGACTGGGGTTTCTGGAAGCGGAAATCCGCAATCTCGCGGCGGAACCAACGCTTCTAGATGACCTGGAAATCGATTATATCATAAGCCATCTGGCCTGCGCTGATGAACCGGATCATCCCCTTAACCAGCGGCAGCTTGACTGTCTGCATTATTTTAAAACCCTGTTGCCGGCCCCCTTGCAGGATACGCCGGTTTCCTTTGCCAATTCCGCCGGTATTTTTCTCGGACCTGACTTTCATTTCGATCATGCCCGGCCCGGCATTGCCTTATTTGGCGGCAATCCCACTGGCAGCACCCCAAACCCCATGCATGAAGTGGTCAAATTGCAAGGGAAAATCCTGCAAGTTCAGGACGTTGACAGTCAATTTCACGTTGGCTATGGTGCGACATACCGGACAGAAGATGTGAGCCGGATTGCCACAGTTTCGGTGGGCTACGCGGACGGATATTTTCGAGCGCTTGGCAATAAGGCAGAATGTGCGATAAAGAATAACAAGGTACCGGTCATAGGGCGCGTCTCAATGGATATAATTACAATCGATGTCAGCAGCATCCCGCGTCATGAATGTGTCGCTGGAGGTTTCGTTGATCTGATTGGTGGCGCGGTACCATTGGATGAAGTGGCGGCACATGCCGAGACAATTCCATATGAAATACTCACCTCTCTCGGAAATCGCTTCTACCGGGAATATTTGGAACCGGCGGACAAGTAA
- the fabF gene encoding beta-ketoacyl-ACP synthase II yields MRRVVVTGMGLVTPLANGVEATWKRLINSESGAGQLTKIDTTDLPVKYGCEVPETPDHPDAFIADDILAPKEQRKVDSFILFGIGAAEEAIKDSGWVPKNDEEACRTGVTIGSGIGGLPSIEENAVILHERGPRRISPFFIPGALINLVSGQVSIRHGFKGPAHAVVTACSTGAHAIGDAARMIVDDDADVMVAGGAEAAICRLGIAGFASAKALSKGFPDNPEQASRPYDKGRDGFVMGEGAGVVVLEEYEHAKKRGAKIYAEVVGYGLSGDAHHITAPASDGNGGYRAMKMAIKKSGLSLEDIGYVNAHGTSTPLGDEIEVGAVKRLFGSAKENLAMSSTKSAIGHLLGAAGGVEAIFSILAMNNGILPPTLNLDDPSDGLDLNLVPKVAQDKKLKAVLSNSFGFGGTNASLVMKSV; encoded by the coding sequence ATGCGACGTGTAGTTGTTACCGGAATGGGGCTTGTTACTCCGTTAGCCAACGGTGTTGAAGCGACGTGGAAGAGGCTTATTAACTCGGAATCGGGGGCTGGACAGCTGACGAAGATCGATACCACCGATCTTCCCGTCAAATATGGCTGTGAAGTTCCAGAAACGCCCGATCACCCGGACGCTTTTATTGCAGATGACATCCTCGCACCGAAAGAGCAGCGTAAAGTGGATAGCTTTATCCTGTTCGGTATTGGTGCAGCAGAAGAAGCTATCAAGGATTCCGGCTGGGTTCCGAAAAATGACGAGGAAGCCTGCCGGACCGGCGTCACCATCGGTTCGGGCATTGGCGGCTTGCCCTCGATTGAAGAGAACGCGGTTATTCTGCATGAACGCGGCCCCCGCCGCATCAGTCCTTTTTTCATTCCAGGCGCGTTGATCAACCTTGTTTCCGGACAGGTGTCGATACGCCATGGATTTAAGGGACCGGCACATGCCGTTGTTACTGCTTGCTCAACGGGAGCGCATGCAATAGGTGATGCCGCACGGATGATTGTCGATGATGATGCGGATGTGATGGTAGCCGGCGGCGCAGAGGCAGCTATTTGCCGATTGGGTATCGCGGGCTTTGCCTCAGCAAAAGCCCTGTCAAAAGGGTTCCCGGACAACCCTGAGCAAGCCTCGCGTCCCTATGATAAAGGCCGGGATGGTTTCGTCATGGGTGAAGGTGCCGGCGTTGTCGTTCTCGAAGAATATGAGCATGCCAAAAAGCGTGGCGCAAAAATTTATGCGGAAGTTGTCGGGTATGGTTTGTCTGGCGATGCACATCACATTACAGCGCCAGCCAGTGATGGCAATGGCGGATATCGGGCGATGAAGATGGCCATCAAGAAATCAGGCCTGAGCCTGGAAGATATTGGCTATGTAAATGCGCATGGAACCTCAACGCCGCTGGGGGATGAAATTGAGGTGGGCGCAGTAAAACGCCTGTTTGGGAGTGCCAAAGAGAATCTGGCAATGTCCTCGACAAAATCAGCGATCGGCCATTTGCTGGGCGCTGCCGGGGGTGTTGAGGCCATATTCTCAATCCTGGCAATGAATAATGGTATTTTACCGCCAACGCTTAATTTGGACGATCCATCCGATGGCCTGGACCTTAATTTGGTACCGAAAGTTGCGCAGGATAAGAAACTGAAAGCGGTTCTGTCCAATTCCTTTGGATTTGGTGGCACCAATGCCAGTCTTGTAATGAAAAGCGTTTAA
- a CDS encoding MlaE family ABC transporter permease, producing the protein MEWNIFAAIGRVFISFMAAVGRITKFTVVSLRHCIIPPFYLSLFLRQLMNIGYYSLPVVGMTALFTGMVLALQIYDGSSRFNAESAVPTIVVIGLTRELSPVLSGLMVAGRVGAAIAAEIGTMRVTEQIDALATLSTNPFKYLVTPRILAAVITLPFLVLLGDIIGVAGGFLVATESLGFNPGNYLTNTFEFLQVRDVVSGLIKAAVFGFIVALMGCYHGFHSVGGAQGVGKATTNAVVSSFVLILISDYFLTVMLTVQP; encoded by the coding sequence ATGGAATGGAATATTTTTGCGGCGATTGGCCGTGTCTTTATCTCCTTTATGGCCGCCGTTGGCCGGATTACCAAATTTACGGTCGTAAGCCTGCGTCATTGCATCATCCCGCCTTTCTATTTGTCGCTATTTTTGCGGCAGCTTATGAATATCGGCTATTACTCTCTTCCGGTCGTCGGCATGACGGCCCTGTTCACCGGTATGGTTCTGGCGTTGCAGATTTACGATGGCTCCTCCAGGTTTAATGCGGAAAGCGCCGTTCCGACGATTGTTGTCATCGGCCTCACCCGGGAACTCTCCCCGGTTCTCAGCGGCCTGATGGTTGCCGGGCGGGTTGGTGCCGCGATTGCCGCGGAAATCGGGACCATGCGGGTGACCGAGCAAATTGACGCGCTCGCCACGTTATCAACGAACCCGTTCAAGTATCTGGTGACACCCCGCATCCTCGCGGCGGTCATCACCCTGCCCTTTCTTGTTCTGCTGGGCGATATCATCGGCGTTGCCGGTGGCTTCCTGGTCGCGACGGAATCGCTGGGCTTCAACCCGGGCAATTACCTGACAAACACCTTCGAATTCCTGCAGGTGCGTGACGTCGTCTCCGGCTTGATCAAGGCAGCCGTCTTCGGCTTCATTGTCGCCTTGATGGGCTGCTATCACGGATTTCATTCCGTCGGCGGGGCGCAAGGCGTGGGCAAGGCGACAACAAATGCCGTCGTTTCCTCCTTTGTTCTGATCCTGATCAGCGACTATTTCCTCACAGTAATGCTTACCGTTCAACCATGA
- the rpsF gene encoding 30S ribosomal protein S6: MPLYETVIIARQDISTQQVETLTEQMSGYVTEGGGTVAKVEHWGLRNLAYKIKKNRKGHYVLLNIDSPVAAVKEMERNLLLHEDILRHMTLRVEELNENDSVMLQSRSARPGGRRDREEQESDAPKAAAEEVVAADETATEEVATVEGDA, encoded by the coding sequence ATGCCTCTATATGAGACAGTTATAATTGCGCGTCAGGATATCTCCACGCAACAAGTGGAAACCCTGACCGAACAAATGTCCGGATATGTCACAGAAGGCGGCGGAACCGTTGCTAAAGTTGAACATTGGGGACTTCGTAATCTTGCCTACAAAATCAAGAAAAACCGCAAAGGTCACTATGTTCTATTGAACATTGATTCACCTGTTGCAGCGGTTAAGGAAATGGAACGCAACCTTCTTCTACATGAAGATATCCTGCGCCACATGACTTTGCGGGTTGAAGAATTGAACGAAAATGATTCCGTTATGCTGCAATCACGAAGCGCGCGCCCAGGGGGCCGTCGTGATCGCGAAGAACAGGAAAGCGACGCACCAAAAGCTGCGGCAGAAGAAGTTGTTGCAGCAGATGAAACAGCGACAGAAGAAGTTGCAACCGTTGAAGGAGACGCATAA
- the rplI gene encoding 50S ribosomal protein L9 → MEVVLLERVEKLGQMGDVVTVKNGYARNFLLPQNKALRANKDNLAIFEAQRAQLEADNLKQSDEARKVGEKLDGETVILIRAASESQQLYGSVSTQDIAKAVTSAGFTVDRKQIIMDKVLKTLGLHDIKVRLHPEVNVTVVVNIARSEEEAEIQARGESVEEVAEAALDNRDEAIADVFESTADIDLDELAQAGAEEVDVKVDVEIEVEAEAEEETK, encoded by the coding sequence ATGGAAGTAGTATTATTAGAACGAGTTGAAAAACTTGGACAAATGGGTGACGTTGTCACCGTGAAGAACGGATATGCCCGGAACTTTCTGTTGCCGCAGAACAAAGCACTGCGCGCCAACAAAGATAACCTGGCAATTTTCGAAGCGCAGAGAGCTCAACTCGAAGCGGACAATCTCAAGCAGAGTGACGAAGCCAGAAAAGTCGGTGAAAAACTCGATGGCGAAACTGTCATTCTGATCCGTGCCGCCAGTGAATCCCAGCAGCTTTACGGTTCAGTCAGCACGCAGGATATTGCCAAGGCCGTAACGTCAGCCGGCTTTACCGTCGATCGCAAGCAGATCATCATGGACAAGGTTCTTAAAACCCTTGGTCTGCACGACATTAAAGTGCGTCTGCACCCTGAAGTGAATGTCACTGTTGTCGTCAATATCGCCCGCTCCGAAGAAGAGGCTGAAATTCAGGCACGTGGCGAATCTGTTGAAGAGGTTGCAGAAGCAGCTCTGGATAATCGCGATGAAGCAATTGCTGATGTCTTCGAATCCACGGCAGATATTGATCTGGACGAATTGGCCCAGGCCGGCGCCGAAGAAGTGGACGTCAAAGTGGACGTGGAAATCGAAGTTGAAGCGGAAGCTGAAGAAGAAACCAAGTAA
- a CDS encoding DUF2232 domain-containing protein, producing the protein MVKELVVAISLGILSTLLLSISIMGNDGAANYGSAFQSLALWTLSLVPLFISGLGFGVMSAAVSVITGAIIASLVLSPVFGLTYAILCGAPVIVIVRQALLWRGTEEEKFWYPTEYLLIWWAGICVGLTIAAMAVVNMNDELRQGLVAGMDQMLVQLKELRGVSPTMTAEEFVALMPQFLGPMWGLFVLLSGSLAQGLLVRFDKNKRPTPKLTKMELPVWAALAFVAAVVLSLFLDGIWPILGAIVIALEIVFFLQGMAVIHVVSKRWNGRPILLGAIYMVLIIMLWPFLLVTVLGLMENWIGFRRRFAVTTHQEED; encoded by the coding sequence ATGGTCAAGGAACTGGTCGTAGCCATATCGTTGGGTATTTTGAGTACCCTGCTCCTGTCGATTTCCATTATGGGAAATGACGGTGCTGCAAACTACGGCTCGGCCTTTCAGTCTTTGGCCTTATGGACATTATCTCTGGTCCCCTTGTTTATTTCGGGATTGGGGTTCGGGGTTATGAGTGCAGCGGTTTCAGTTATTACCGGCGCCATTATAGCCTCCCTGGTTTTAAGCCCTGTATTCGGTTTAACATATGCCATCCTGTGCGGTGCACCCGTGATTGTCATCGTTCGACAAGCATTGTTGTGGCGGGGTACGGAAGAAGAAAAATTCTGGTACCCGACAGAGTATTTGCTAATCTGGTGGGCAGGGATATGTGTCGGTCTGACAATCGCGGCAATGGCCGTGGTCAATATGAACGACGAGCTGCGGCAAGGACTGGTTGCTGGTATGGATCAGATGCTGGTGCAGCTAAAGGAATTACGGGGTGTCAGCCCCACTATGACCGCTGAAGAATTTGTTGCGCTGATGCCGCAATTTCTGGGTCCTATGTGGGGTTTGTTTGTTTTGCTAAGTGGATCTCTGGCTCAAGGGCTGTTGGTTCGATTTGACAAGAACAAGCGTCCGACACCGAAACTAACGAAAATGGAGCTGCCTGTATGGGCGGCTCTGGCGTTCGTCGCGGCAGTAGTGTTAAGTCTGTTTCTTGACGGAATCTGGCCGATATTGGGCGCCATAGTAATCGCATTGGAGATTGTCTTTTTCCTGCAGGGAATGGCTGTTATCCATGTGGTTTCGAAAAGATGGAACGGTCGGCCCATCCTACTTGGGGCGATTTATATGGTATTGATTATTATGCTGTGGCCATTTCTTTTGGTTACAGTGTTAGGATTGATGGAAAATTGGATCGGGTTCAGGCGCCGTTTTGCCGTCACCACCCACCAGGAGGAAGACTGA
- the fabG gene encoding 3-oxoacyl-[acyl-carrier-protein] reductase — MFDLTGKSALITGASGGLGAIIAKDLHAAGATVALSGTREDALRAVAAELGDRVHILPCNLSDMEAVGNLIKEADAAMGQVDILVNNAGLTRDGLAMRMKEEDWDLVMDVNLKAAFLLSKNSLRGMMKRRNGRIIGITSIVGVTGNPGQMNYAASKAGMIGMSKSLAQEVASRGVTVNCVAPGFIETAMTDALPDAQKDALLAGVPAGKLGDPRDISAAVLYLASDEAGYVTGQTLHVNGGMAMI, encoded by the coding sequence ATGTTTGATCTAACAGGTAAATCTGCGCTCATAACAGGCGCATCTGGCGGATTAGGGGCCATAATCGCCAAAGATCTTCACGCCGCGGGGGCGACTGTTGCTTTGTCAGGGACACGTGAAGATGCCCTGAGAGCGGTTGCTGCCGAGCTCGGTGACCGGGTGCATATTCTACCGTGCAACCTCTCTGACATGGAGGCTGTGGGAAATTTGATCAAAGAGGCGGATGCCGCTATGGGTCAAGTTGATATTCTCGTAAATAACGCAGGTCTGACCCGTGACGGTCTTGCCATGCGAATGAAAGAGGAAGATTGGGATCTGGTGATGGATGTCAATCTGAAAGCCGCTTTTTTGCTCTCTAAAAACAGCCTTCGGGGCATGATGAAACGGCGTAATGGCCGGATTATCGGCATCACATCCATCGTTGGCGTGACAGGCAACCCGGGGCAAATGAATTACGCTGCCTCGAAAGCGGGGATGATCGGCATGTCAAAATCCCTGGCACAGGAAGTGGCAAGCCGGGGGGTTACTGTAAATTGCGTGGCTCCCGGGTTTATTGAGACAGCCATGACAGATGCTCTTCCGGACGCCCAGAAAGACGCATTGCTTGCCGGCGTGCCCGCAGGAAAACTGGGAGACCCGCGCGACATTTCTGCTGCGGTTTTATATCTTGCCTCTGATGAAGCCGGTTATGTGACCGGGCAGACGCTGCATGTAAATGGCGGAATGGCGATGATCTAA
- the mltG gene encoding endolytic transglycosylase MltG: MKRVYFFIFALFIVAALSVASLAGYGWHLFKSPGPLATETTFLLKKGTGLRSLSKELLEKNIVNNDLAFVFGVKLEKMGRNLRAGEYLVPAGLSGYGLMNLFVSGKVIERRITIPEGLESREIRELVLQADGLTGDITVAMPEGAYLPETYHYQLGDSREELVARMAEDMRILTMEVWTLRDPDSEIKTVEELIILASIVEKETALASERPHVAGVFLNRLRKGMKLQSDPTVVYGITEGKHELGRPLSKKDLASKNAYSTYHISGLPKGPIANPGEESLRAVLQPLQTKDLYFVADGTGGHAFSETLDGHNANVRKWRKLNRKKKK; this comes from the coding sequence ATGAAGCGGGTTTACTTCTTCATCTTTGCCCTTTTTATTGTTGCCGCCTTGTCTGTGGCGTCTCTCGCCGGTTATGGCTGGCATCTTTTCAAGTCACCAGGTCCTCTCGCGACGGAAACAACGTTCTTGCTTAAGAAAGGCACAGGACTGCGGTCACTATCCAAAGAACTTCTTGAAAAAAACATCGTTAACAATGATTTAGCGTTTGTTTTTGGTGTTAAGCTTGAAAAGATGGGGCGCAATTTACGAGCCGGAGAATATTTGGTACCCGCCGGCCTGTCTGGATACGGGCTCATGAATCTCTTTGTCTCTGGTAAAGTCATTGAACGCCGGATAACCATACCCGAAGGCCTTGAAAGCCGGGAAATTCGAGAATTGGTTTTACAAGCGGATGGTTTAACCGGTGATATCACTGTTGCCATGCCCGAAGGGGCGTATCTTCCCGAAACGTATCATTATCAATTGGGGGATAGCCGGGAAGAGCTGGTGGCGCGCATGGCTGAGGATATGCGGATCCTGACCATGGAAGTTTGGACGTTGCGCGATCCAGATTCAGAAATAAAGACAGTGGAGGAATTGATTATTCTTGCCTCAATTGTCGAAAAAGAAACGGCGCTGGCTTCAGAGCGGCCCCATGTTGCAGGTGTGTTTTTGAACCGGCTCAGGAAAGGGATGAAACTGCAATCGGATCCGACCGTCGTCTATGGGATTACGGAAGGTAAACATGAATTGGGACGTCCCTTAAGCAAAAAAGATCTGGCGTCCAAGAATGCCTATAGCACTTATCATATATCTGGGTTGCCGAAGGGCCCCATAGCGAACCCGGGGGAAGAAAGCTTGCGCGCCGTTCTACAGCCTTTGCAAACGAAAGATCTATATTTTGTTGCTGATGGAACCGGTGGGCACGCCTTTTCTGAAACGCTGGATGGACATAATGCCAATGTCAGGAAAT